The window GACGAGACGCCGGCCGTCATCGCCGTCGCCTCCGGCAATCTGGGCATCGTATCCTTCACGCAATGGCCGGAACGGGCCACGGCCGAGCAGATCGAGGCCGCCTTCCCGGCCGTCTTGCCGGGGCTGGTGCAGCACCCCGGCGTCGGCTTCGTCATGGTTCGTTCGGCCAAACATGGGCCGGTGGTCATGGGAGCCAACGGCATCTACTACCTGGCCACTGATCTCATTGAAGGTGAGAACCCATTGACCAACTTTGGTCTCCATGCCGCCGACCATTTGCGACGCACCGACAGCTTTTCAACCTGTCCCGACATCCTGGTCAACAGCTTCTATGACCCGACTACGGGGGAGGGCTGCGCCTTCGAGGAGTTGATCGGTTTCCACGGCGGCATGGGCGGCCCGCAGACCCAGCCGTTCCTGCTGCATCCGGTGGCGCTGACGGTGAACGAGGAACTGATCGGCGCGGCGGCCGTCTACCGCGCGTGTAAGGGGTGGCTCAACGCGCTTCAGGGAGCGGACAGCAGCGCGCCGGCCGAGCCCCGGGAAACTCGGTTTCCAGCAGTGACCGGTCAAAGGAGTATAGACAGATGAGTAACATGCCCCATCACGTGATCGTCGCCTCATTCAGCGCCGAGACGGGCGCGGATGAAGCCCTCAAGGAGCTTAAGTTGCTCCAGGGCGAGAAGCTATTGGAGATCGTTGACGCCGCCGTACTGCGGCGCGACACGCGCGACCGCATCCACGTCCAGGAGGTCCACGACGTGGGCGGCGGCAAGGGGGCGGTCGCCGGGGGCATCTTTGGCGCGGCCGTAGCCGTGCTGGCCGGGCCGGTTGGGCTGGTGCTGGGCGCGGCGGGCGGGGCGTTGCTGGGCGGGTTGGCCGCCAAGCACGTTGACATGGGCCTGCCCAACGACCAACTCAAGAACCTGGCCGAGACGCTCGAACCGGGCACATCAATGCTCGTCGCCATCATTGAGCATGAGTGGCTCGGCAACATGAAAGATGCGCTACACAACTCCGGGGCCAGGGTCCTCATGGCCGAGGCGCTGCGCGAGGATCTGACGGCCAAGTTCGGCGCGGGCAGCACCGGCTACGCGGCCTACGTGGACGGCCGCGAGGTCGTGGCCGAACCGGAGGGGGATGAGGAAAACCGCCTCGAACTCACCCATGTCAGCGCGGAGGAGGGGGGTGTCGTCGTCCGCACGCACGTGCTGACCAAAGATGGGCTGGTCAATCGCCAGATCACGGTCAGCGAGAAGGGCATCACGACGACCGACACGCCGGTCGCCCAGAAGAGCCGGCCCGAGGGCGCTGCCGTAACCCTGGCCCAACTGGAGGCCGAGGCCGCGCAACTGGCGCAGGCGGTCAGCGACTATCCGGAGAGCCGCTATAAGCTGCGCGCCCATTTCTACAGCCTCTACGGCCAGGGCAAACGCACGTCGGGCTACGGCAATTCGGAGTTGAACTTCATGCGCTGGGAGATCAACCGCGGGGTGCTAAACCGGCTGGACGATCCGACGGGAGCCGGCAGCCCGTGGTGGCGCGAGGTGAACGGTTGGTTCCTCACCACGTCTGAGTTGGCGGTGATGGTCGAATATGCGGGGTTGGGCGACGAAAAGTTGCCGCGGGCGGTGCGCTACTGGATCGACTACATGCGCACCCCGTCGCCGGCTAACTGGTACCGGGCGCACAACCGCGGCATCGCCGAGGGGTATGTGCGCTACGAGGCGCTGGCGGCCGAGGAAAACGAGTACGAGCAGTTCTTCATGAACGAAGTCCTGTTCCGGGTCATCTTCGCCAGTTCGATGGTCATGGGCAAGAGCTTCGGCGCGCTGGGTAGGGTCATGTCTAACCCCATCCTGCCGGCCGTTGACCTGCTGGTGAGCATTCCCCATTTCTACCCCCATCGCTACCCCATGACCTTCATGGACAAGATGCACATTCTGCACAATGGCTACTCGCTGCGCGAGAAGGCGGCGCAACTGCTGGACGAGCGCTTTGTCTTGCCCCAGTTGGAGGAGTTGTATCAGTGGACGGCCGAGTGGCTGGAACTGCCGGAACTGGCCGGCTATATCATCGACGGCCAGCCCAGCTACCCGAAGAGGGAGACAGTCGCGTGAGCAGCCAACCGCCGATCCACGCCGTCACCGGAGCGTTCGGCTACTCCGGCAAGTACATCGCCCAGCGCCTGCTGGCCCGGGGCTGCGCCGTACGCACGCTGACGAATTCGCCGCAGCGGGGCAACGCCTTCGGGGAGGCCATTACCGCCTATCCCTTCAACTTCGACCGGCCCGACAAGCTGGTCGAGGCGCTGCGCGGCGTCTCGGTGCTCTATAACACCTATTGGGTGCGCTTCAACCACCGCCAGTTCAGCCACGCCCAGGCAGTCACCAACACGTTGATCCTTTTTGACGTGGCCAGGCGGGCGGGTGTGGAGCGCATTGTCCACGTCAGCATCACCAACCCGTCGGCCGCGCCGCACCTGGAGTACTTCGCCGGCAAGGCGGAGCTGGAACAGGCGCTCATCGCATCGGGCACGTCCTATGCCATTCTGCGGCCGGCCGTCCTCTTCGGCAAAGAGGACGTGCTGATCAACAACATCGCCTGGACGTTGCGGCGGCTGCCAGTCTTCGGAGTCTTTGGTGACGGGAGCTACCGGATTCAGCCCATCTACGTCGACGACCTGGCCGAGCTGGCCGTGGCCCAGGGCGCAGGGCGCGAAAACGTAATTGTCAACGCCATCGGGCCGGAGACGTTCACGTTTCGCGAACTGGTTACAACTATCGGCGGCATCATCGGCCACGAGCGGCCGGTGCTTTCGTTCCCGCCGCGCCTGGCCTACTGGGCGACGCGGGTCGTCGGTCTCTTCGTCGGAGATGTATTCCTGACCTGGGAAGAGGTGCAGGGGTTGATGGCCGGCACGCTGGCTGTCGACGCGCCGCCGGCGGGCACGACCGCTCTGACCGCCTGGGCGCGACAGCACGCCGACACCCTGGGCCGCCACTACTCCAGTGAGTTAGCCCGTCGCGAAGACCGCCGCACAGCTTACCGCTCCAACTGATGAGCTATGTTCGCATCTGAGATAGTTGACGTTGCGTCAGAACGCGATGAAGCGCCTCAGAAGAGTGGCATTGTGAGTGAATGAGCGCCGACGAAGACCAGTTGCCCGCCTCACGGCCCATACACCGTCGGGACAAATAGCTCCTCGCCCGCCGTTCCGGGCGGGTTGACCAGTGTCGGTCCCTCTTCCTCCCCCGTGCGCAGCGGCCGGTCGTCGTTTTCTTCGAAGGCGGGATTGATTCTGTACCCTATCAGTTGCTTAAATGAGTCAATTTGGCAGGAGCATCAACTTTACAAGTTGACGCTCCTGCATTATAGTACCCGGGTTCTTTTAGGCGATTCACGGCGGGTGTCTTTCTTGCTGGGCTTGACACCTTTCCTGGCCTTGAAACCAATCGAATAGTGCGATCCTGAGCGCTGACCCGGACAGGCGTCGAGGATCGTCGGCCAGTTCCCTGGCGTGTAGCTCTATTGTAAACCGATTGGCAACAATCGATTCTGTCAGTCTGTATTGGTGATTAGGTGAAAGCGAAAACAGGCTAACGATAGATGACCAACTCGCTACTGGTTATTCCTGTACAACTTGACGTTCTTAGACTCGCGGAAGGGCTGCCGGTCGCCGGCCCCATACTGGATTTCACCAAGCTGCCGTGGGGCGGCTCACATAACTACAAAGATAGCCCCTATCTGAGTGAAACCCTGGCCGCCGAAGCGTTTGAAGACCAACACGAATTACAGCCGGGGCTTCATTTCCACTGGAGTTTGCCGCTGGCCCTCACCAAGACCAGCAGCATCGGCATCGTTTACCGCCAGTCGTTTCAATCCGTCTTTGGCAAGGGAGCGCAAGCCAACGGCGAAAAGAGCGGCGACGACATCTGGAATGACCTCGTCGCGCTAAATTGGCTGCAAGTGATTGATGACCGGATCGGCCTGGCGCGCGCCCACTTGCCGGCCGCGGCCGAGTTAGCCGCCCAGCTGCAGGCCACCTTGCCGGCCCAAGCCCAGGCGGTGCGCCAGCTGCTGAAAACTTCCGTCTTTCCCCCGGCTCCCAATCGCTGGCTGCTCAGCCGCATCATTGACGGCCAACCCCAGACCATCCAGCTGATCGAAAGTGACTACGTATGGCCCACCGGGCAAGAAAAGGATGACGCCGGCCCTCTCGCCGATCGCTATACCATCTACCCCCAAATCACCCCTGATCCCGCGCAACAACCCTATCGCTATCTGGGCCGCGCCTATGAGCTGGGGGCCGGCCCACCCTCGGCCGACCCGGCCGACTATCTGGACAGCCCACTGACGGCCGCCGGCTATGGCGAACCGACCTTTGCCGCGTTCTATCCCATTTGCCGCTCCGTCTTCGGGCATTATGATCCGCGGCCACCCCGGGCGGATCAGGAACAGTATGAACTCATCGGCTGGTACGACAGCCCCGAGCAGGATTACCTCAAGCTTTTTGTCGCCGCTTTTAAGGAAAAGTGGCAGGCGGATCATCAGACTGACGCCACTGAAGGCACCCATCAGCAGCATCAACAAACCAATTACCTCTACCTAGATCTGCTGGACGTCATCTACCGTCAGTTGCGCATTGTCATACCGATCAGCCCTCCCCAGGACGCTCTGCAAGCCATCAGCCCGGATGGGTCGCCGGCGGCCGGCGGGGGGCCAAAAAACGGCTGGGAATATCTCCAGCAACACCTCTGGCTGGACGAACAGGGCCGCCTGCTGCCCAAAGCCTATCGCATGACCACCGTCGTGGCCGAGCCATTTCAGGCCAGGGCCGATGACATCCGGCAACTCTAAAACGCGGCCATCGAAGCCCAAATGCCGGATCGCTTGATTTGTTATGCGCGTTGCCAAAACCCCGACGCCGACAGCGCGTTTCCCGAAGTCGATCGCGACCGGATCAAGATTGCCGTCGGCAACTCGTCCACCGAAGCCCTCTCGGCCCTGCTGGCCGGCGTTATCTCCACCGACAAACAGAGTATCATCGAAGACCAACTCGAGGCCCTGCAATTCGCGCCAACGCTCCAGCACGTCACGGTCGATACCGGCCCCATCTTCGAGGCGCTGCGGCATGAGAAACAATTCCATGCCCTGGCGGGCGGCCAACGCTGGCGCATCAAGACCCGAAGGGAAAGCGGCAAAAAAGCCGGCCAGGTGGCTGATGATGCCCAGTTGACGCTGCCCGACGCGCTGGCCAATACCTTGAATTCGCTCAATCAACTGGAAGAGGACAAAGATCGCAACGCCGCCGCGATCGACAGCCTGCGGCGGCAGATCTATGCCGATTGGTGCTGGTATCTCAAGTTTGCAACCGAGTTGAA is drawn from Candidatus Promineifilum breve and contains these coding sequences:
- a CDS encoding SDR family oxidoreductase; protein product: MSSQPPIHAVTGAFGYSGKYIAQRLLARGCAVRTLTNSPQRGNAFGEAITAYPFNFDRPDKLVEALRGVSVLYNTYWVRFNHRQFSHAQAVTNTLILFDVARRAGVERIVHVSITNPSAAPHLEYFAGKAELEQALIASGTSYAILRPAVLFGKEDVLINNIAWTLRRLPVFGVFGDGSYRIQPIYVDDLAELAVAQGAGRENVIVNAIGPETFTFRELVTTIGGIIGHERPVLSFPPRLAYWATRVVGLFVGDVFLTWEEVQGLMAGTLAVDAPPAGTTALTAWARQHADTLGRHYSSELARREDRRTAYRSN
- a CDS encoding DUF1269 domain-containing protein, which encodes MSNMPHHVIVASFSAETGADEALKELKLLQGEKLLEIVDAAVLRRDTRDRIHVQEVHDVGGGKGAVAGGIFGAAVAVLAGPVGLVLGAAGGALLGGLAAKHVDMGLPNDQLKNLAETLEPGTSMLVAIIEHEWLGNMKDALHNSGARVLMAEALREDLTAKFGAGSTGYAAYVDGREVVAEPEGDEENRLELTHVSAEEGGVVVRTHVLTKDGLVNRQITVSEKGITTTDTPVAQKSRPEGAAVTLAQLEAEAAQLAQAVSDYPESRYKLRAHFYSLYGQGKRTSGYGNSELNFMRWEINRGVLNRLDDPTGAGSPWWREVNGWFLTTSELAVMVEYAGLGDEKLPRAVRYWIDYMRTPSPANWYRAHNRGIAEGYVRYEALAAEENEYEQFFMNEVLFRVIFASSMVMGKSFGALGRVMSNPILPAVDLLVSIPHFYPHRYPMTFMDKMHILHNGYSLREKAAQLLDERFVLPQLEELYQWTAEWLELPELAGYIIDGQPSYPKRETVA